A section of the Oryzias latipes chromosome 10, ASM223467v1 genome encodes:
- the ctnnd1 gene encoding catenin delta-1 isoform X1, whose protein sequence is MEQCESAAALLESVREQEVQFEQLTRALEEERRRVGLPATSPSALGHPFPHIQNGRLGDADIERLKLTDSYINNTQYRMVDPAHGALDESYTPEDDSHEAHSVFSEEGTTRRSDNGMKKPMSRTVMPSESMGLDGGITVPGMGVYSATLDRPYRQPGAADYPTATVPRNYHYGPMVGGYDDYRGGPPSEAYTSLSRGSHMDERYRPVDTYRTLDSGYRAPSRQQLDPYAAQPQVGRVMRALGSAMEMRYGQGPYVLDEDQRSVGYSDYGMGPPPIHPGGYGTMPRLGAGPGGMEKRRLRSCEDTLDGDMRGVDPYAWGSPMTMDRGSMASLDSTLRKTAPGTWRQPELPEVIAMLNYRFDPVKINAAAFLQHLTFKNDKVKSEVRRLKGIPILVSLLDHPSKEVHHSACGALKNISYGQDQDNKIAIKNCEGVFALAKLLRKTNDQDLTDTITGTLWNLSSHDAVKMDIVDHALHALADEVIVPRSGWEQGNLGREETCKPRHLEWETALTNTAGCLRNVSSERSEARRKLRDCNGLVDSIMYIVQSQINCKDVDNKLVENCVCLLRNLSYQVHREIPDAERYAEATPLNQGPPTANKGGCFGSRKSKDEWFSKGKKDGDDGNGDHVEIPKRSTPAKGYELLFQPEVVRIYTSLLKESKNSSVLEAVAGAIQNLCAGRWLFGRYIRTTVRLETGLPLMTELLAHGNDRVVRAMSGALRNLAIDNRNRELLGSHAVPNLVANLPGGQSQTGRTLSEETVISVLSTLAEVMGNNVDAAKLLRQSQGVERLVLIVKNGERSEREVRAAGQVLQLVWAHKELRRPLEKDGWKKGDFMVSPNPNTSNGPSTRANGTHEDSSMPLLDKGEKRDMIPLSDIYPESYSTLDQRERRQTLDDTADTLQRGVYGGRKGSLPLLDSYDEKLIVCITQTGPSLPHHRY, encoded by the exons AACGGCCGTTTAGGGGATGCAGACATAGAGCGGCTGAAACTCACTGACTCGTATATAAACAACACACAG TACAGGATGGTGGACCCTGCACACGGCGCTCTGGATGAGAGCTACACTCCGGAGGACGATTCCCACGAAGCACATTCTGTCTTCTCTGAGGAGGGAACAACCCGACGATCTGATAATGGG ATGAAGAAACCAATGTCACGCACAGTGATGCCCAGTGAGTCGATGGGACTCGATGGCGGCATTACAGTGCCCGGGATGGGGGTCTACAGTGCCACCTTGGACCGGCCTTATAGGCAGCCCGGAGCCGCGGATTACCCCACCGCCACAGTACCCAGAAACTATCACTATGGTCCCATGGTCGGAGGATATGACGACTATCGGGGAGGGCCGCCGTCAGAAGCGTACACAAGTCTGAGCAGGGGCTCTCACATGGATGAGCGCTACAG GCCCGTTGACACCTACAGAACTCTGGACTCGGGGTATAGGGCGCCGAGCCGTCAGCAGCTGGACCCGTATGCTGCACAGCCCCAAGTGGGTCGGGTTATGAGGGCCCTGGGCTCAGCAATGGAAATGAGGTATGGTCAAGGCCCATATGTTTTGGATGAGGATCAGCGCAGCGTGGGATATAGTGACTATGGCATGGGCCCTCCGCCCATCCACCCTGGAGGGTATGGCACCATGCCTCGTTTGGGGGCAGGCCCTGGTGGTATGGAGAAGCGCAGACTTAG GAGCTGTGAGGACACTCTGGATGGAGACATGAGAGGAGTCGATCCATATGCGTGGGGGTCTCCCATGACGATGGACAGAGGAAGCATGGCTTCGTTAGATAGCACACTGAGAAAAACGGCTCCCGGTACATGGAGGCAGCCTGAGCTACCCGAGGTGATTGCCATGTTAAACTACAGATTCGACCCGGTCAAGATCAACGCTGCCGCCTTCCTTCAGCACCTCACATTCAAAAACGACAAA GTGAAGTCAGAAGTACGTCGTCTGAAAGGGATCCCAATCTTGGTTTCCCTGTTGGACCATCCCAGCAAGGAGGTACACCACTCTGCGTGCGGCGCGCTGAAAAACATTTCCTATGGACAGGACCAAGACAACAAGATTGCCATTAAAAACTGCGAGGGCGTTTTTGCTTTAGCCAAGCTGCTCAGGAAAACTAATGACCAGGATCTAACTGACACAATTACAG GCACCTTGTGGAACCTCtcctcccatgatgcagtaaagatGGATATTGTGGACCATGCCCTACACGCCCTGGCCGATGAGGTGATCGTTCCACGCTCAGGCTGGGAGCAAGGAAACCTCGGCAGGGAGGAAACTTGCAAACCTAGACATTTGGAATGGGAGACTGCCTTGACCAACACTGCTGGCTGCCTTAG GAATGTGAGTTCAGAGCGCAGCGAGGCCCGGCGAAAGCTGAGGGACTGCAATGGACTGGTGGACTCTATAATGTACATTGTTCAGTCACAAATTAACTGCAAAGATGTAGATAATAAG TTGGTGGAGAACTGTGTCTGCCTCTTGAGGAACCTTTCCTACCAGGTCCACCGTGAAATCCCAGACGCAGAGCGCTATGCAGAGGCCACGCCTCTAAACCAAGGTCCACCCACAGCCAATAAAGGAGGCTGTTTTGGTTCTCGAAAGAGCAAAG ATGAGTGGTTTTCCAAAG gAAAGAAGGATGGAGATGATGGAAATGGGGATCATGTTGAAATTCCAAAGAGGTCGACCCCCGCCaaag gTTATGAGCTGCTGTTCCAGCCAGAGGTGGTTCGTATTTACACCTCACTGCTCAAAGAGAGCAAGAACTCCTCAGTGCTTGAGGCTGTCGCCGGAGCCATCCAGAACCTGTGCGCTGGCCGTTGGCTT TTCGGCCGGTATATTCGGACCACTGTGCGGCTGGAGACGGGCCTCCCTTTGATGACAGAGTTGCTGGCTCACGGTAACGACCGTGTGGTTCGAGCCATGTCGGGAGCTTTGAGGAACCTTGCTATTGATAACCGGAACCGTGAACTTCTAG GGTCGCACGCTGTTCCCAACCTTGTGGCCAACCTGCCTGGAGGCCAGAGTCAGACCGGACGCACTTTATCGGAGGAGACGGTGATATCGGTTCTGAGCACGCTTGCTGAGGTGATGGGCAATAACGTGGATGCGGCAAAGCTCCTCCGACAGTCACAAGGCGTTGAGCGACTGGTGCTCATCGTCAAGAACGG GGAGCGCTCAGAGCGTGAGGTGCGTGCCGCAGGGCAGGTCCTGCAGCTTGTCTGGGCTCACAAGGAACTGCGCCGCCCACTTGAGAAAGATGGCTGGAAGAAGGGAGACTTCATGGTCAGCCCTAACCCTAACACGAGCAACGGCCCGAGCACCCGAGCCAACGGCACCCACGAGGACAGCTCCATGCCACTGCTGGACAAGG GAGAAAAGAGGGACATGATTCCATTAAGTGACATCTATCCTG AGTCCTACTCTACACTGGACCAGAGGGAGAGAAGACAAACTCTGGATGATACCGCGGACACTTTGCAG CGAGGGGTCTATGGGGGCAGAAAGGGCTCCCTGCCTTTGCTGGACTCCTACGATG AAAAACTGATCGTGTGCATTACCCAGACTGGGCCGTCCCTGCCACACCACCGCTACTGA
- the ctnnd1 gene encoding catenin delta-1 isoform X3 → MEQCESAAALLESVREQEVQFEQLTRALEEERRRVGLPATSPSALGHPFPHIQNGRLGDADIERLKLTDSYINNTQYRMVDPAHGALDESYTPEDDSHEAHSVFSEEGTTRRSDNGMKKPMSRTVMPSESMGLDGGITVPGMGVYSATLDRPYRQPGAADYPTATVPRNYHYGPMVGGYDDYRGGPPSEAYTSLSRGSHMDERYRPVDTYRTLDSGYRAPSRQQLDPYAAQPQVGRVMRALGSAMEMRYGQGPYVLDEDQRSVGYSDYGMGPPPIHPGGYGTMPRLGAGPGGMEKRRLRSCEDTLDGDMRGVDPYAWGSPMTMDRGSMASLDSTLRKTAPGTWRQPELPEVIAMLNYRFDPVKINAAAFLQHLTFKNDKVKSEVRRLKGIPILVSLLDHPSKEVHHSACGALKNISYGQDQDNKIAIKNCEGVFALAKLLRKTNDQDLTDTITGTLWNLSSHDAVKMDIVDHALHALADEVIVPRSGWEQGNLGREETCKPRHLEWETALTNTAGCLRNVSSERSEARRKLRDCNGLVDSIMYIVQSQINCKDVDNKLVENCVCLLRNLSYQVHREIPDAERYAEATPLNQGPPTANKGGCFGSRKSKDEWFSKGKKDGDDGNGDHVEIPKRSTPAKGYELLFQPEVVRIYTSLLKESKNSSVLEAVAGAIQNLCAGRWLFGRYIRTTVRLETGLPLMTELLAHGNDRVVRAMSGALRNLAIDNRNRELLGSHAVPNLVANLPGGQSQTGRTLSEETVISVLSTLAEVMGNNVDAAKLLRQSQGVERLVLIVKNGERSEREVRAAGQVLQLVWAHKELRRPLEKDGWKKGDFMVSPNPNTSNGPSTRANGTHEDSSMPLLDKGEKRDMIPLSDIYPESYSTLDQRERRQTLDDTADTLQRGVYGGRKGSLPLLDSYDG, encoded by the exons AACGGCCGTTTAGGGGATGCAGACATAGAGCGGCTGAAACTCACTGACTCGTATATAAACAACACACAG TACAGGATGGTGGACCCTGCACACGGCGCTCTGGATGAGAGCTACACTCCGGAGGACGATTCCCACGAAGCACATTCTGTCTTCTCTGAGGAGGGAACAACCCGACGATCTGATAATGGG ATGAAGAAACCAATGTCACGCACAGTGATGCCCAGTGAGTCGATGGGACTCGATGGCGGCATTACAGTGCCCGGGATGGGGGTCTACAGTGCCACCTTGGACCGGCCTTATAGGCAGCCCGGAGCCGCGGATTACCCCACCGCCACAGTACCCAGAAACTATCACTATGGTCCCATGGTCGGAGGATATGACGACTATCGGGGAGGGCCGCCGTCAGAAGCGTACACAAGTCTGAGCAGGGGCTCTCACATGGATGAGCGCTACAG GCCCGTTGACACCTACAGAACTCTGGACTCGGGGTATAGGGCGCCGAGCCGTCAGCAGCTGGACCCGTATGCTGCACAGCCCCAAGTGGGTCGGGTTATGAGGGCCCTGGGCTCAGCAATGGAAATGAGGTATGGTCAAGGCCCATATGTTTTGGATGAGGATCAGCGCAGCGTGGGATATAGTGACTATGGCATGGGCCCTCCGCCCATCCACCCTGGAGGGTATGGCACCATGCCTCGTTTGGGGGCAGGCCCTGGTGGTATGGAGAAGCGCAGACTTAG GAGCTGTGAGGACACTCTGGATGGAGACATGAGAGGAGTCGATCCATATGCGTGGGGGTCTCCCATGACGATGGACAGAGGAAGCATGGCTTCGTTAGATAGCACACTGAGAAAAACGGCTCCCGGTACATGGAGGCAGCCTGAGCTACCCGAGGTGATTGCCATGTTAAACTACAGATTCGACCCGGTCAAGATCAACGCTGCCGCCTTCCTTCAGCACCTCACATTCAAAAACGACAAA GTGAAGTCAGAAGTACGTCGTCTGAAAGGGATCCCAATCTTGGTTTCCCTGTTGGACCATCCCAGCAAGGAGGTACACCACTCTGCGTGCGGCGCGCTGAAAAACATTTCCTATGGACAGGACCAAGACAACAAGATTGCCATTAAAAACTGCGAGGGCGTTTTTGCTTTAGCCAAGCTGCTCAGGAAAACTAATGACCAGGATCTAACTGACACAATTACAG GCACCTTGTGGAACCTCtcctcccatgatgcagtaaagatGGATATTGTGGACCATGCCCTACACGCCCTGGCCGATGAGGTGATCGTTCCACGCTCAGGCTGGGAGCAAGGAAACCTCGGCAGGGAGGAAACTTGCAAACCTAGACATTTGGAATGGGAGACTGCCTTGACCAACACTGCTGGCTGCCTTAG GAATGTGAGTTCAGAGCGCAGCGAGGCCCGGCGAAAGCTGAGGGACTGCAATGGACTGGTGGACTCTATAATGTACATTGTTCAGTCACAAATTAACTGCAAAGATGTAGATAATAAG TTGGTGGAGAACTGTGTCTGCCTCTTGAGGAACCTTTCCTACCAGGTCCACCGTGAAATCCCAGACGCAGAGCGCTATGCAGAGGCCACGCCTCTAAACCAAGGTCCACCCACAGCCAATAAAGGAGGCTGTTTTGGTTCTCGAAAGAGCAAAG ATGAGTGGTTTTCCAAAG gAAAGAAGGATGGAGATGATGGAAATGGGGATCATGTTGAAATTCCAAAGAGGTCGACCCCCGCCaaag gTTATGAGCTGCTGTTCCAGCCAGAGGTGGTTCGTATTTACACCTCACTGCTCAAAGAGAGCAAGAACTCCTCAGTGCTTGAGGCTGTCGCCGGAGCCATCCAGAACCTGTGCGCTGGCCGTTGGCTT TTCGGCCGGTATATTCGGACCACTGTGCGGCTGGAGACGGGCCTCCCTTTGATGACAGAGTTGCTGGCTCACGGTAACGACCGTGTGGTTCGAGCCATGTCGGGAGCTTTGAGGAACCTTGCTATTGATAACCGGAACCGTGAACTTCTAG GGTCGCACGCTGTTCCCAACCTTGTGGCCAACCTGCCTGGAGGCCAGAGTCAGACCGGACGCACTTTATCGGAGGAGACGGTGATATCGGTTCTGAGCACGCTTGCTGAGGTGATGGGCAATAACGTGGATGCGGCAAAGCTCCTCCGACAGTCACAAGGCGTTGAGCGACTGGTGCTCATCGTCAAGAACGG GGAGCGCTCAGAGCGTGAGGTGCGTGCCGCAGGGCAGGTCCTGCAGCTTGTCTGGGCTCACAAGGAACTGCGCCGCCCACTTGAGAAAGATGGCTGGAAGAAGGGAGACTTCATGGTCAGCCCTAACCCTAACACGAGCAACGGCCCGAGCACCCGAGCCAACGGCACCCACGAGGACAGCTCCATGCCACTGCTGGACAAGG GAGAAAAGAGGGACATGATTCCATTAAGTGACATCTATCCTG AGTCCTACTCTACACTGGACCAGAGGGAGAGAAGACAAACTCTGGATGATACCGCGGACACTTTGCAG CGAGGGGTCTATGGGGGCAGAAAGGGCTCCCTGCCTTTGCTGGACTCCTACGATGGTTAG
- the ctnnd1 gene encoding catenin delta-1 isoform X2: MEQCESAAALLESVREQEVQFEQLTRALEEERRRVGLPATSPSALGHPFPHIQNGRLGDADIERLKLTDSYINNTQYRMVDPAHGALDESYTPEDDSHEAHSVFSEEGTTRRSDNGMKKPMSRTVMPSESMGLDGGITVPGMGVYSATLDRPYRQPGAADYPTATVPRNYHYGPMVGGYDDYRGGPPSEAYTSLSRGSHMDERYRPVDTYRTLDSGYRAPSRQQLDPYAAQPQVGRVMRALGSAMEMRYGQGPYVLDEDQRSVGYSDYGMGPPPIHPGGYGTMPRLGAGPGGMEKRRLRSCEDTLDGDMRGVDPYAWGSPMTMDRGSMASLDSTLRKTAPGTWRQPELPEVIAMLNYRFDPVKINAAAFLQHLTFKNDKVKSEVRRLKGIPILVSLLDHPSKEVHHSACGALKNISYGQDQDNKIAIKNCEGVFALAKLLRKTNDQDLTDTITGTLWNLSSHDAVKMDIVDHALHALADEVIVPRSGWEQGNLGREETCKPRHLEWETALTNTAGCLRNVSSERSEARRKLRDCNGLVDSIMYIVQSQINCKDVDNKLVENCVCLLRNLSYQVHREIPDAERYAEATPLNQGPPTANKGGCFGSRKSKGKKDGDDGNGDHVEIPKRSTPAKGYELLFQPEVVRIYTSLLKESKNSSVLEAVAGAIQNLCAGRWLFGRYIRTTVRLETGLPLMTELLAHGNDRVVRAMSGALRNLAIDNRNRELLGSHAVPNLVANLPGGQSQTGRTLSEETVISVLSTLAEVMGNNVDAAKLLRQSQGVERLVLIVKNGERSEREVRAAGQVLQLVWAHKELRRPLEKDGWKKGDFMVSPNPNTSNGPSTRANGTHEDSSMPLLDKGEKRDMIPLSDIYPESYSTLDQRERRQTLDDTADTLQRGVYGGRKGSLPLLDSYDEKLIVCITQTGPSLPHHRY; encoded by the exons AACGGCCGTTTAGGGGATGCAGACATAGAGCGGCTGAAACTCACTGACTCGTATATAAACAACACACAG TACAGGATGGTGGACCCTGCACACGGCGCTCTGGATGAGAGCTACACTCCGGAGGACGATTCCCACGAAGCACATTCTGTCTTCTCTGAGGAGGGAACAACCCGACGATCTGATAATGGG ATGAAGAAACCAATGTCACGCACAGTGATGCCCAGTGAGTCGATGGGACTCGATGGCGGCATTACAGTGCCCGGGATGGGGGTCTACAGTGCCACCTTGGACCGGCCTTATAGGCAGCCCGGAGCCGCGGATTACCCCACCGCCACAGTACCCAGAAACTATCACTATGGTCCCATGGTCGGAGGATATGACGACTATCGGGGAGGGCCGCCGTCAGAAGCGTACACAAGTCTGAGCAGGGGCTCTCACATGGATGAGCGCTACAG GCCCGTTGACACCTACAGAACTCTGGACTCGGGGTATAGGGCGCCGAGCCGTCAGCAGCTGGACCCGTATGCTGCACAGCCCCAAGTGGGTCGGGTTATGAGGGCCCTGGGCTCAGCAATGGAAATGAGGTATGGTCAAGGCCCATATGTTTTGGATGAGGATCAGCGCAGCGTGGGATATAGTGACTATGGCATGGGCCCTCCGCCCATCCACCCTGGAGGGTATGGCACCATGCCTCGTTTGGGGGCAGGCCCTGGTGGTATGGAGAAGCGCAGACTTAG GAGCTGTGAGGACACTCTGGATGGAGACATGAGAGGAGTCGATCCATATGCGTGGGGGTCTCCCATGACGATGGACAGAGGAAGCATGGCTTCGTTAGATAGCACACTGAGAAAAACGGCTCCCGGTACATGGAGGCAGCCTGAGCTACCCGAGGTGATTGCCATGTTAAACTACAGATTCGACCCGGTCAAGATCAACGCTGCCGCCTTCCTTCAGCACCTCACATTCAAAAACGACAAA GTGAAGTCAGAAGTACGTCGTCTGAAAGGGATCCCAATCTTGGTTTCCCTGTTGGACCATCCCAGCAAGGAGGTACACCACTCTGCGTGCGGCGCGCTGAAAAACATTTCCTATGGACAGGACCAAGACAACAAGATTGCCATTAAAAACTGCGAGGGCGTTTTTGCTTTAGCCAAGCTGCTCAGGAAAACTAATGACCAGGATCTAACTGACACAATTACAG GCACCTTGTGGAACCTCtcctcccatgatgcagtaaagatGGATATTGTGGACCATGCCCTACACGCCCTGGCCGATGAGGTGATCGTTCCACGCTCAGGCTGGGAGCAAGGAAACCTCGGCAGGGAGGAAACTTGCAAACCTAGACATTTGGAATGGGAGACTGCCTTGACCAACACTGCTGGCTGCCTTAG GAATGTGAGTTCAGAGCGCAGCGAGGCCCGGCGAAAGCTGAGGGACTGCAATGGACTGGTGGACTCTATAATGTACATTGTTCAGTCACAAATTAACTGCAAAGATGTAGATAATAAG TTGGTGGAGAACTGTGTCTGCCTCTTGAGGAACCTTTCCTACCAGGTCCACCGTGAAATCCCAGACGCAGAGCGCTATGCAGAGGCCACGCCTCTAAACCAAGGTCCACCCACAGCCAATAAAGGAGGCTGTTTTGGTTCTCGAAAGAGCAAAG gAAAGAAGGATGGAGATGATGGAAATGGGGATCATGTTGAAATTCCAAAGAGGTCGACCCCCGCCaaag gTTATGAGCTGCTGTTCCAGCCAGAGGTGGTTCGTATTTACACCTCACTGCTCAAAGAGAGCAAGAACTCCTCAGTGCTTGAGGCTGTCGCCGGAGCCATCCAGAACCTGTGCGCTGGCCGTTGGCTT TTCGGCCGGTATATTCGGACCACTGTGCGGCTGGAGACGGGCCTCCCTTTGATGACAGAGTTGCTGGCTCACGGTAACGACCGTGTGGTTCGAGCCATGTCGGGAGCTTTGAGGAACCTTGCTATTGATAACCGGAACCGTGAACTTCTAG GGTCGCACGCTGTTCCCAACCTTGTGGCCAACCTGCCTGGAGGCCAGAGTCAGACCGGACGCACTTTATCGGAGGAGACGGTGATATCGGTTCTGAGCACGCTTGCTGAGGTGATGGGCAATAACGTGGATGCGGCAAAGCTCCTCCGACAGTCACAAGGCGTTGAGCGACTGGTGCTCATCGTCAAGAACGG GGAGCGCTCAGAGCGTGAGGTGCGTGCCGCAGGGCAGGTCCTGCAGCTTGTCTGGGCTCACAAGGAACTGCGCCGCCCACTTGAGAAAGATGGCTGGAAGAAGGGAGACTTCATGGTCAGCCCTAACCCTAACACGAGCAACGGCCCGAGCACCCGAGCCAACGGCACCCACGAGGACAGCTCCATGCCACTGCTGGACAAGG GAGAAAAGAGGGACATGATTCCATTAAGTGACATCTATCCTG AGTCCTACTCTACACTGGACCAGAGGGAGAGAAGACAAACTCTGGATGATACCGCGGACACTTTGCAG CGAGGGGTCTATGGGGGCAGAAAGGGCTCCCTGCCTTTGCTGGACTCCTACGATG AAAAACTGATCGTGTGCATTACCCAGACTGGGCCGTCCCTGCCACACCACCGCTACTGA
- the ctnnd1 gene encoding catenin delta-1 isoform X4, with protein MEQCESAAALLESVREQEVQFEQLTRALEEERRRVGLPATSPSALGHPFPHIQNGRLGDADIERLKLTDSYINNTQYRMVDPAHGALDESYTPEDDSHEAHSVFSEEGTTRRSDNGMKKPMSRTVMPSESMGLDGGITVPGMGVYSATLDRPYRQPGAADYPTATVPRNYHYGPMVGGYDDYRGGPPSEAYTSLSRGSHMDERYRPVDTYRTLDSGYRAPSRQQLDPYAAQPQVGRVMRALGSAMEMRYGQGPYVLDEDQRSVGYSDYGMGPPPIHPGGYGTMPRLGAGPGGMEKRRLRSCEDTLDGDMRGVDPYAWGSPMTMDRGSMASLDSTLRKTAPGTWRQPELPEVIAMLNYRFDPVKINAAAFLQHLTFKNDKVKSEVRRLKGIPILVSLLDHPSKEVHHSACGALKNISYGQDQDNKIAIKNCEGVFALAKLLRKTNDQDLTDTITGTLWNLSSHDAVKMDIVDHALHALADEVIVPRSGWEQGNLGREETCKPRHLEWETALTNTAGCLRNVSSERSEARRKLRDCNGLVDSIMYIVQSQINCKDVDNKLVENCVCLLRNLSYQVHREIPDAERYAEATPLNQGPPTANKGGCFGSRKSKDEWFSKGKKDGDDGNGDHVEIPKRSTPAKGYELLFQPEVVRIYTSLLKESKNSSVLEAVAGAIQNLCAGRWLFGRYIRTTVRLETGLPLMTELLAHGNDRVVRAMSGALRNLAIDNRNRELLGSHAVPNLVANLPGGQSQTGRTLSEETVISVLSTLAEVMGNNVDAAKLLRQSQGVERLVLIVKNGERSEREVRAAGQVLQLVWAHKELRRPLEKDGWKKGDFMVSPNPNTSNGPSTRANGTHEDSSMPLLDKGEKRDMIPLSDIYPESYSTLDQRERRQTLDDTADTLQKN; from the exons AACGGCCGTTTAGGGGATGCAGACATAGAGCGGCTGAAACTCACTGACTCGTATATAAACAACACACAG TACAGGATGGTGGACCCTGCACACGGCGCTCTGGATGAGAGCTACACTCCGGAGGACGATTCCCACGAAGCACATTCTGTCTTCTCTGAGGAGGGAACAACCCGACGATCTGATAATGGG ATGAAGAAACCAATGTCACGCACAGTGATGCCCAGTGAGTCGATGGGACTCGATGGCGGCATTACAGTGCCCGGGATGGGGGTCTACAGTGCCACCTTGGACCGGCCTTATAGGCAGCCCGGAGCCGCGGATTACCCCACCGCCACAGTACCCAGAAACTATCACTATGGTCCCATGGTCGGAGGATATGACGACTATCGGGGAGGGCCGCCGTCAGAAGCGTACACAAGTCTGAGCAGGGGCTCTCACATGGATGAGCGCTACAG GCCCGTTGACACCTACAGAACTCTGGACTCGGGGTATAGGGCGCCGAGCCGTCAGCAGCTGGACCCGTATGCTGCACAGCCCCAAGTGGGTCGGGTTATGAGGGCCCTGGGCTCAGCAATGGAAATGAGGTATGGTCAAGGCCCATATGTTTTGGATGAGGATCAGCGCAGCGTGGGATATAGTGACTATGGCATGGGCCCTCCGCCCATCCACCCTGGAGGGTATGGCACCATGCCTCGTTTGGGGGCAGGCCCTGGTGGTATGGAGAAGCGCAGACTTAG GAGCTGTGAGGACACTCTGGATGGAGACATGAGAGGAGTCGATCCATATGCGTGGGGGTCTCCCATGACGATGGACAGAGGAAGCATGGCTTCGTTAGATAGCACACTGAGAAAAACGGCTCCCGGTACATGGAGGCAGCCTGAGCTACCCGAGGTGATTGCCATGTTAAACTACAGATTCGACCCGGTCAAGATCAACGCTGCCGCCTTCCTTCAGCACCTCACATTCAAAAACGACAAA GTGAAGTCAGAAGTACGTCGTCTGAAAGGGATCCCAATCTTGGTTTCCCTGTTGGACCATCCCAGCAAGGAGGTACACCACTCTGCGTGCGGCGCGCTGAAAAACATTTCCTATGGACAGGACCAAGACAACAAGATTGCCATTAAAAACTGCGAGGGCGTTTTTGCTTTAGCCAAGCTGCTCAGGAAAACTAATGACCAGGATCTAACTGACACAATTACAG GCACCTTGTGGAACCTCtcctcccatgatgcagtaaagatGGATATTGTGGACCATGCCCTACACGCCCTGGCCGATGAGGTGATCGTTCCACGCTCAGGCTGGGAGCAAGGAAACCTCGGCAGGGAGGAAACTTGCAAACCTAGACATTTGGAATGGGAGACTGCCTTGACCAACACTGCTGGCTGCCTTAG GAATGTGAGTTCAGAGCGCAGCGAGGCCCGGCGAAAGCTGAGGGACTGCAATGGACTGGTGGACTCTATAATGTACATTGTTCAGTCACAAATTAACTGCAAAGATGTAGATAATAAG TTGGTGGAGAACTGTGTCTGCCTCTTGAGGAACCTTTCCTACCAGGTCCACCGTGAAATCCCAGACGCAGAGCGCTATGCAGAGGCCACGCCTCTAAACCAAGGTCCACCCACAGCCAATAAAGGAGGCTGTTTTGGTTCTCGAAAGAGCAAAG ATGAGTGGTTTTCCAAAG gAAAGAAGGATGGAGATGATGGAAATGGGGATCATGTTGAAATTCCAAAGAGGTCGACCCCCGCCaaag gTTATGAGCTGCTGTTCCAGCCAGAGGTGGTTCGTATTTACACCTCACTGCTCAAAGAGAGCAAGAACTCCTCAGTGCTTGAGGCTGTCGCCGGAGCCATCCAGAACCTGTGCGCTGGCCGTTGGCTT TTCGGCCGGTATATTCGGACCACTGTGCGGCTGGAGACGGGCCTCCCTTTGATGACAGAGTTGCTGGCTCACGGTAACGACCGTGTGGTTCGAGCCATGTCGGGAGCTTTGAGGAACCTTGCTATTGATAACCGGAACCGTGAACTTCTAG GGTCGCACGCTGTTCCCAACCTTGTGGCCAACCTGCCTGGAGGCCAGAGTCAGACCGGACGCACTTTATCGGAGGAGACGGTGATATCGGTTCTGAGCACGCTTGCTGAGGTGATGGGCAATAACGTGGATGCGGCAAAGCTCCTCCGACAGTCACAAGGCGTTGAGCGACTGGTGCTCATCGTCAAGAACGG GGAGCGCTCAGAGCGTGAGGTGCGTGCCGCAGGGCAGGTCCTGCAGCTTGTCTGGGCTCACAAGGAACTGCGCCGCCCACTTGAGAAAGATGGCTGGAAGAAGGGAGACTTCATGGTCAGCCCTAACCCTAACACGAGCAACGGCCCGAGCACCCGAGCCAACGGCACCCACGAGGACAGCTCCATGCCACTGCTGGACAAGG GAGAAAAGAGGGACATGATTCCATTAAGTGACATCTATCCTG AGTCCTACTCTACACTGGACCAGAGGGAGAGAAGACAAACTCTGGATGATACCGCGGACACTTTGCAG AAAAACTGA